From the Ciona intestinalis chromosome 2, KH, whole genome shotgun sequence genome, one window contains:
- the LOC100187063 gene encoding uncharacterized protein LOC100187063: MACNIEKEEKSVYRVLSMYLNHAEKSGDYVKGSVDGKERLELFLSEYNQSARTKFIIRSSCKKNKEFNLGDANTATESCTRYGRADRIYWEFNNRNLIVPFCGMPFVTKSSQVKHCQFGAQYYKLKEEKQSKLTQSCHVADAHMTSHNDQAVQISSQKRRRLKPSKKRNCPACMYIREVVLFPDFALTTTSCTVSKHVLRKNKSTIIHDLKQAMGERKLNTIHRYFVQVPLPEAHSEHPHDTQSSTVRIIDPFVREKIDELLAVGVYELRHIQLIVHDYVNEIIVKKQMSGYPVNTQSYPSAQDINDYIYLSSISKQSSSGEEEEECESTVERSQVQDEMEKSIQELMGLLQSCSDSTTLSKAKKEMKKVIQKMKRCGPVAKNFQRRPRKRNYPTKVILAAEQVKRPRISQSFTHSQPSCVQIITTSVPQVPQTIVSNSGDILCGNSMSREMMHDVMLPFNGSLNSLQTHVDMMPTFSRLMEDDHDLMPSLVDRVVGPDPHFHPQLQDLGHLHDERLNSVSH, encoded by the exons atGGCTTGCAACATTGAAAAGGAAGAAAAATCGGTGTACAGAGTACTTTCAATGTACTTAAACCATGCTGAGAAGTCTGGGGACTACGTAAAAGGTTCAGTTGATGGGAAAGAAAGATTGGAATTGTTTCTTAGCGAATACAATCAGTCTGCAAGAACAAAGTTCATTATACGTTCTTCATGTAAGAAGAATAAAGAATTCAATCTCGGTGATGCAAACACAGCAACAGAATCCTGTACTCGGTATGGTCGAGCAG ATCGAATTTACTGGGAGTTCAACAATCGAAATCTAATTGTTCCATTTTGCGGAATGCcttttgttacaaaaagttCCCAAGTTAAACATTGTCAGTTTGGTGCTcaatattataaacttaaagAAGAAAAGCAG TCAAAACTAACTCAATCCTGCCATGTTGCTGATGCTCATATGACTTCACATAATGATCAGGCTGTTCAGATTTCATCCCAAAAGCGAAGACGCTTAAAGCCATCAAAGAAAAGAAACTGCCCAGCTTGCATGTATATTCGGGAAGTTGTACTGTTTCCTGATTTTGCCCTGACAACCACCTCATGCACCGTgtcaaaacatgttttaaggaaaaataaatcaacaatAATTCATGATTTAAAGCAAGCGATGGGTGAACGGAAACTTAACACTATACACAGGTATTTTGTCCAAGTTCCCCTTCCAGAAGCTCATTCAGAACATCCTCACGACACTCAGTCATCAACTGTGAGGATAATTGATCCTTTTGTAAGAGAGAAAATTGATGAACTTCTGGCTGTTGGTGTATATGAGCTGAGACATATCCAGCTAATTGTGCATGATTACGTGAATGAAATCATTGTGAAAAAACAGATGTCAGGGTATCCTGTCAACACCCAGTCATATCCTTCCGCTCAGGATATCAACGATTATATTTACCTTTCATCAATTTCAAAGCAAAGTTCATCCggagaagaagaggaagagtGTGAAAGCACTGTAGAACGATCTCAGGTACAAGATGAGATGGAGAAGAGCATCCAAGAGTTAATGGGACTTCTGCAGTCATGTAGTGATAGCACAACACTGTCTAAAGCGAAAAAAGAGATGAAGAAAGTCATCCAGAAGATGAAACGATGCGGTCCAGTTGCCAAAAACTTCCAACGAAGGCCACGTAAGCGAAACTATCCAACAAAAGTCATCTTGGCTGCTGAGCAGGTAAAAAGGCCTCGTATTTCACAAAGTTTTACCCATAGCCAACCATCATGTGTTCAAATCATCACCACCTCAGTGCCCCAAGTCCCACAAACAATAGTTTCAAACTCTGGAGATATATTGTGTGGGAACAGTATGAGCAGAGAAATGATGCACGATGTCATGTTGCCATTTAACGGCAGTTTAAACTCACTTCAAACGCATGTGGACATGATGCCAACATTCAGTAGATTAATGGAGGATGATCATGATCTAATGCCATCACTCGTTGACAGAGTAGTTGGTCCAGATCCACATTTTCATCCTCAATTACAAGACCTTGGCCATCTGCACGATGAAAGATTAAACTCAGTTTcacattaa
- the LOC100184668 gene encoding F-box only protein 8 produces MGQQVGRRILGHERNNRYDNSFCNSNQNSKLNVLNRLLKNRHGSFGSSTLNNFVDLDLLPPELGIQILQNLNATDLCLASCVWTDLANDERLWEGLCLSSWGFCSAYRTWKQQGKSFKRLFLLLDEGSLTFNTEPEWGIRYFVDNHILNDQPEDIAMFIHSTNQLCWKQVRIYLRKRQDVFFEIFKRQSFKNQFLPNALRKFFNAVDSPTTQSEYLSSLIEKFSIQFCGDNPDLGLEPDVVCILCYSLLLLSVDLASPHVKNKMSKREFIRNIRRALEMGNNAAARRPREPIDRDFAGHLYDNVYLVGHVAPQRWDDVSRRPVTHQ; encoded by the exons ATGGGTCAGCAAGTTGGTAGAAGGATCTTAGGCCACGAAAGAAACAACAGATATGACAATTCCTTCTGTAATTCAAACCAGAATTCAA AGCTTAATGTTCTAAATCGGTTGTTGAAGAACCGACATGGTAGTTTTGGAAGTTCCACGTTGAATAACTTTGTGGATCTCGATCTTCTGCCTCCAGAACTGGGAATCCAG atcCTTCAAAATCTCAATGCAACGGATCTTTGTCTTGCATCATGTGTGTGGACAGACCTCGCCAATGATGAACGTTTATGGGAAGG GTTGTGTTTATCTTCATGGGGATTCTGTAGCGCATATCGAACTTGGAAACAACAAGGAAAGTCTTTTAAGAGATTATTTCTTTTACTTGATGAAGGGAGCTTGACATTTAATACGGAACCAGAATGG GGTATTCGGTACTTTGTCGATAACCACATTCTAAACGACCAACCTGAAGACATCGCTATGTTCATTCACTCAACTAATCAACTTTGTTGGAAACAAGTTCGaatttatttaagaaaaag ACAAGATGTtttctttgaaatatttaaacgacaaagtttcaaaaatcaaTTTCTACCAAATGCTCTCAG GAAGTTTTTCAATGCAGTTGACTCTCCCACCACACAAAGTGAATACCTCAGTTCACTTATTGAAAAGTTTTCAATTCAGTTTTGTGGAGATAATCCTGATTTAGGGTTGGAGCCAG ATGTAGTTTGCATCCTCTGTTATTCTCTCCTTCTCTTATCTGTGGATCTCGCGAGTCCTCACGTAAAGAACAAGATGTCGAAGCGAGAGTTCATCCGAAACATCCGGCGAGCATTGGAGATGGGGAACAATGCTGCAGCCAGGAGACCACGAGAACCAATTGATCGTGACTTTGCCGGCCACTTGTATGATAATGTGTATCTGGTTGGCCATGTTGCACCACAACGTTGGGACGATGTATCGCGTAGGCCTGTCACGCACCAATGA